The region CAGGTAATCTGATGTTGGTGCTCATTAGCGATCAGGCTTTGCAACATGCTCAATAAGGGCGTAAGGCCAACACCACCGCTAATCAGGGTTACCGGCGCGTCCAGGTCATCTGCTAAGACAAAATTGCCAGCTGGTGCAGTGATCTCCAATATATTCCCGCTATGCACATGATCATGTAAGCGGTTGCTGATCATTCCGTTCGTGTCAATTTCTTGGCCGAGTTCCCGTTTTACCGATATGCGGTAGTAATCATGATTAGGTGCGCTGGAGATACTATATTGGCGGGCCTGGTTAAGCTTTAATTCCGGTAGGAAGGTACGCAGGCTAATAAACTGGCCCGCCTGGTGTTTAGCCACCTTGCCACCATCTGAAGGGTACAGATAGAAGGATGTGATCTCATCTGATTCGGCAATTTTTTTCTGTACAACAAATGGCCGCCAGCCCGTCCACCCGTATTTTGTATTTATTTTCTGTTGGAATATACCCGCCTCATGACCACTCATCAAGGCGGCTAACTGCTGGTAAGCAGCTGTCCAGGCACCTACTATAGCTGGTGTAGCAGCTTCGCCTAACACTTCCTGAATTGAGGCGATCAGGTGTTTTCCTACGATAATGTAATGCTCCGGCCGAATATCCAGGCTCACATGTTTATGCCCAATTCGGTCCACCACCGGTAACAAAACCAGCGGGTTGGCAATATTCTCTGCATAAGCCAGCACAGCCAGCGCAAGCGCTGTTTGCTGTTTATCACTTTTCTGATTGCCCATATTAAACAAGTTTTTCAGTTCCGGGTGATGCGTAAACATGCGGTTATAAAAATATTTGGTAAGTAGAACCCCGTTTTCCTTTAATATGGGAACGGTTGCGGTAATGAGAGCTTTTTGATCTGTTGTCATAATAATATATTAATACCTTTTTATCCTTTATTTAATGTTATAAATCATTTGTGGTTGATCAACAGGACAAATCTATGCACTAAAATAATAAAAGACAAATTTATCCTTTATTATTTTTTCTTATCTTTGCTTTCACATTATGGCGATATTTTCAAAAACATGCGAATACGGAATCAAGGCGGTGCTATTTATTGCTCATACCGGCGTACAGGGGCGTAAAGTCGGCATCAAAGAGATTGCTGCCGGTATTGATTCACCAGAGTTCTTCCTGGCCAAGATACTTCAGAATATTAGCCGTAAAGGGATTGTCAATTCATTTAAGGGCCCTAATGGTGGCTTTTATATCACAGATGAAAGTTTAAAACGTCCAATTAGTGATATTGTAGAGGCTATAGATGGAGATGGTCTTTTCAGGGGTTGTGCTTTGGGTCTTAAACAATGTTCGGAGATCAATCCCTGTCCTTTACATGAAGAATTCAAGGTCATCAGAACACGTATTTACGATATGCTGCATACCATCAATATTGACCAGTTCAATCAAGAATTAATGAGTGGTATGTTATCTCTGAAAAAATAACAATTCAACGTAGAACATTGAAGTAATACAGTGATTGACCAAATGCGTGTTATCATGCGAACAGAAATAACCTAATTTATGATTTTAAACAGTTCCCGGTCTGCCGGGAACTGCTACTTTTAACATCCACAAGCTGAAAAGCAACTGCCGAGAGCAGTAGTTGCGCCTACACATCCCTGTGGATTACCACTCCCAGCAGTTGATCCGCAATGAACGACCTGACTAATGTAGCCGCTTCCCCCAAGTACGTTCAACATGCTTTCCGTATTCAGGTCACTAATTTTGTCCTTGAATAAAGAAAGTTTTTTTAATTGCAGTTTTTCACGGTTTAATTGTATTTTTCTCATAATGGTAACACCACTTTTTAAGTGGTCAACTTTCAATTACCTCCCCTGTCTCTCGCCATGGATCGGATGTTCAGCGTCGCTTTGAAGTGTGCAAATCACTCCCCCTTCTTTATCTTTGGGCAAAGAGGTTACTCCCGCATTGTCGGCCAACAATATTCTTTTTAATCTATTACATCAATTAATTTAGTTTCACTGATTGAACCTTGAACTAACGAATCCAAGGTGTTAACCATTAATTAATTAACTTACATGATATAAATTTAAAATATCAATCTAATAAAAACAAACAAAAAAGTTATATTTAATCATAAAATTAAATATCAAATAATAAATTAAAGGATATGGGGGTCAGGCCATTAAAAACCTAGTTGTGAGGCGAGTTAAGGATTACAATCAAAGAAAAAATACCTACAATTATTCGCCATTTAACCTAAACTTAATTAAAGCCCTTATATTATTAGACGATATTAAATTGAACGTTTGTAGATGACTACCTTGAAAAGATCTCATATCCGAGCTACTTGGATCAGAAATCACAGGATTAGATATATAAAATATAAAAACCTCTAGAATGCGCTTCCTTCTTATCCAAATACTCCTTTTAACCGCTACTACAGCCAAAGTATCCGCGCAAAATACTTCATTCTCAGAAATGGTAAATACTCAGGCCAAAAATCGTGAAAAGATTTATATCCATTTTAACCAGGATCGGTATTTTAAGGGGGATACAGTATGGTTCAAGGCTTATTTATTTACCGACGGCAGGCCGTCTAACACGAGTAAAAACTTTTATTTAGAACTGCTTAATTCGTCAGGACAAGTTAGCAGCCGTTTTACAGCGCCAATAATAGCATCAACCTCGTCGGGCTTCGCCGTTATATCAGCCAACGATGGGGATCTGGTGACTCAATGCCGTGCTTATACCGTTGCAACCCTTAATGGAGATACGAGCCTTCTTTATAAAAAAACACTGCAGATTTTGAACCGGGTACAAAGTTCAGACGCAAAGATACATGTGAACGCATCTGCAAAATTCCTTCCGGAAGGCGGCAACTGGGTAGCCGGCCTGCCTACCGTACTTGCATTTAAGATTACCGGCGACAATGAATTCCCATTAGAAGCGGAAGGGAGGATTAAAGACCAAAATGGCAAGGACGTCGCGGAATTCGCTACCGTTCATGATGGCATGGGTAGTTGTACGATTATCCCGCGTAATAATTACTCCTATACAGCAATCTGGCAAACGAAAGACGGGCAACATCACAGTACTAAGCTTCCTCCAGTTTTGGAACAGGGCGTTGTCCTACAAGTTAGCGCTGCAAGCAACAGCAGAAAAGTTGCTTTGTTCCGGACTAACCAGGTTGGGGAGGAAGATAGAACGCTCAGCCTTCTTGCCGTACTAAACGGTACCGTGGTATACCAGTCAATTGTACACCTGGAGCATGAAACAAGCGCCCGAATCACCATACCAACCGCCGGGTTGCCCACGGGAATACTATACCTAACCGTTTTTAATTCCAAACAGCAGCCGTTGACTGAAAGAATTTCTTTTGTAAACAACGACAATTATGGTTTTGAGGTCAAAGCGTTGCCCGAAAGTCTCCGGAAAGAAAAGCGCTCACGAAATAAGATAACCTTATTTAAGCCGGACTCTTTAAGAGCAAACCTATCAATATCGGTAACCGATGCGGAATTTGCAGATGGCTCATCCGATGCGGATAATATCATCACGCATTTATTGCTGACGGGCGACCTTCACGGGAAAATATATCAGCCCGGTTATTATTTTAGAAATCGGGAAGATTCTACAATTAGAAACCTGGATCT is a window of Mucilaginibacter terrenus DNA encoding:
- a CDS encoding RrF2 family transcriptional regulator; translated protein: MAIFSKTCEYGIKAVLFIAHTGVQGRKVGIKEIAAGIDSPEFFLAKILQNISRKGIVNSFKGPNGGFYITDESLKRPISDIVEAIDGDGLFRGCALGLKQCSEINPCPLHEEFKVIRTRIYDMLHTINIDQFNQELMSGMLSLKK
- a CDS encoding class I lanthipeptide codes for the protein MRKIQLNREKLQLKKLSLFKDKISDLNTESMLNVLGGSGYISQVVHCGSTAGSGNPQGCVGATTALGSCFSACGC
- the hmpA gene encoding NO-inducible flavohemoprotein encodes the protein MTTDQKALITATVPILKENGVLLTKYFYNRMFTHHPELKNLFNMGNQKSDKQQTALALAVLAYAENIANPLVLLPVVDRIGHKHVSLDIRPEHYIIVGKHLIASIQEVLGEAATPAIVGAWTAAYQQLAALMSGHEAGIFQQKINTKYGWTGWRPFVVQKKIAESDEITSFYLYPSDGGKVAKHQAGQFISLRTFLPELKLNQARQYSISSAPNHDYYRISVKRELGQEIDTNGMISNRLHDHVHSGNILEITAPAGNFVLADDLDAPVTLISGGVGLTPLLSMLQSLIANEHQHQITWLHGCRNENVHAFKQHVEEIGSEFPNFNQYTFYNEPTETNKRAGIYEGFLDIAVIPQLNLDLNGHYFVCGPPVFIKKQYQDLVSAGISKDRIYFEEFGPQVLLLN